One window of the Mycobacterium haemophilum DSM 44634 genome contains the following:
- the dxr gene encoding 1-deoxy-D-xylulose-5-phosphate reductoisomerase: protein MTNPTEGHAGDRLRVLVLGSTGSIGTQALDVIAANPDRFEVVGLAAGGAHLDTLLRQRAETGVTNIAIADDRAAQLAGDIPYHGPDAVTRLVEETEADVVLNALVGALGLRPTLAALQTGARLALANKESLVAGGPLVLAAARPGQIVPVDSEHSALAQCLRGGTPDEVAKLVLTASGGPFRGWAAADLERVTPEQAGAHPTWSMGPMNTLNSASLVNKGLELIETNLLFGISYDRIEVVVHPQSIVHSMVTFIDGSTIAQASPPDMKLPISLALGWPQRVGGAARACAFTTASTWEFEPLDTDVFPAVELARHAGQVGGCMTAIYNAANEEAAAAFLQGRISFPTIVGTIAEVVRAADQWAVEPATVDDVLEAQRWARERAQRELSGLVLERS, encoded by the coding sequence GTGACCAACCCAACCGAAGGGCACGCTGGTGACCGCCTCCGCGTGCTGGTGCTGGGAAGTACCGGCTCAATCGGCACCCAGGCGCTAGACGTCATCGCCGCTAATCCGGACCGCTTCGAGGTAGTCGGGTTGGCCGCCGGGGGCGCGCATCTGGACACGCTGCTGCGGCAGCGCGCCGAGACCGGTGTCACCAATATCGCCATCGCTGACGATCGCGCGGCTCAGCTGGCCGGCGACATCCCCTACCACGGGCCCGATGCGGTCACCCGGTTGGTCGAGGAGACCGAGGCTGACGTCGTCCTCAATGCGCTGGTCGGGGCATTGGGTCTGCGACCCACACTGGCTGCACTGCAGACGGGCGCGCGATTGGCGCTGGCCAATAAGGAATCGCTGGTTGCTGGCGGTCCGCTGGTGTTGGCCGCGGCGCGGCCGGGCCAGATTGTCCCCGTCGACTCGGAACACTCCGCGCTGGCGCAGTGCCTGCGCGGTGGTACCCCCGACGAAGTCGCCAAGTTGGTGCTCACCGCCTCCGGCGGGCCGTTTCGCGGCTGGGCCGCCGCCGACCTTGAGCGCGTCACACCCGAGCAGGCGGGCGCCCACCCGACCTGGTCAATGGGGCCGATGAACACGCTGAACTCAGCGTCCCTGGTCAACAAGGGGCTTGAGCTGATCGAAACCAACCTGTTGTTCGGCATCTCCTACGACCGCATTGAGGTGGTCGTGCACCCTCAGTCAATTGTTCATTCGATGGTCACGTTCATTGACGGCTCGACGATCGCCCAAGCCAGCCCTCCGGACATGAAGCTGCCCATTTCTTTGGCGTTGGGCTGGCCGCAGCGGGTGGGCGGTGCTGCCCGAGCCTGCGCTTTCACCACCGCATCGACCTGGGAATTCGAGCCGCTGGACACCGATGTTTTCCCCGCGGTCGAGCTGGCCCGGCACGCTGGACAGGTCGGCGGCTGTATGACCGCCATTTACAACGCTGCTAATGAGGAGGCTGCAGCGGCCTTCCTGCAAGGCCGGATTAGCTTCCCCACCATCGTCGGCACTATCGCCGAGGTAGTGCGCGCTGCCGACCAATGGGCCGTTGAACCCGCTACCGTAGATGACGTACTCGAAGCGCAGCGCTGGGCCCGTGAGCGTGCGCAACGCGAGCTTTCTGGATTGGTCTTAGAAAGGTCCTAA
- a CDS encoding DUF2631 domain-containing protein, producing MASTEVEHYAGVDPAEVPSAAWGWSRINHRTWHIVGLFAVGLLLAMLRGNHVGHVENWYLIGFAALVLVVLIRDLLGRRRGWIR from the coding sequence GTGGCCAGCACTGAGGTGGAACACTATGCCGGCGTCGACCCTGCTGAGGTGCCGTCCGCGGCGTGGGGGTGGAGCAGAATCAACCACCGCACCTGGCACATCGTCGGTTTGTTCGCCGTTGGGTTGCTGCTGGCGATGCTCCGCGGCAACCACGTCGGCCATGTCGAGAACTGGTATCTCATCGGGTTTGCCGCCCTGGTGCTCGTCGTTTTGATCCGTGACCTGCTGGGCCGCCGACGCGGTTGGATCAGATAG